CTGCCCTTCGAGTTCGTCACACTGACGCTCACCTCCGCCGACGACGCGGCGCACGTCATCAAGGCGATGATCACCCGCGGTGCGCCCTTGATCGGCGCGGTCGCGGCTTACGGCCTGGCGCTCGCCGTGCGCGCCGACCCGTCCGACGAGAACCTCACCGCCACCCACGACAGGCTGGCCGAAACCCGCCCGACCGCGATCAACCTGCGCTGGGCGCTGAAGCGCATGCGCGACGCGATCCGCAACCATCCGCGCGCAGAACGCGCCGCCCTGGCCTGGCGCGAAGCGGCCGCCATCGCCGACGAGGACGCCGCGATGTGCGAAGCCATCGGCCGGAACGGCCTCGACATCATCCGCGACCTGCACCGCCAGAAGAACCGCAAGCTCAACATCCTCACCCATTGCAACGCCGGCTGGCTGGCGACGGTGGACTGGGGCACGGCGCTGGCGCCGATCTACATGGCGCATGACGAAGGCATTCCGCTGCATGTCTGGGTCGACGAGACCCGCCCGCGCAACCAGGGCGCCTCGCTGACGGCGTTCGAGCTTGGCGCCCATGGCGTCGCCCACACCATCATCGCCGACAATGCCGGCGGGCATTACATGCAGCACGGCCAGGTCGACCTCGCCATCGTCGGGACGGACAGGGTTACGGCAAATGGCGACGTCGCCAACAAGATCGGCACCTATCTGAAGGCGCTCGCCGCCAAGGACAATGGCGTGCCGTTCTACGTGGCGCTGCCGTCCTCGACCATCGACTGGACGCTGGCGAGCGGCGCCG
Above is a window of Rhizomicrobium sp. DNA encoding:
- the mtnA gene encoding S-methyl-5-thioribose-1-phosphate isomerase, with protein sequence MKIHGKHYRSVWPVGEDAFGIIDQTRLPFEFVTLTLTSADDAAHVIKAMITRGAPLIGAVAAYGLALAVRADPSDENLTATHDRLAETRPTAINLRWALKRMRDAIRNHPRAERAALAWREAAAIADEDAAMCEAIGRNGLDIIRDLHRQKNRKLNILTHCNAGWLATVDWGTALAPIYMAHDEGIPLHVWVDETRPRNQGASLTAFELGAHGVAHTIIADNAGGHYMQHGQVDLAIVGTDRVTANGDVANKIGTYLKALAAKDNGVPFYVALPSSTIDWTLASGADIPIEERSADEVLKMTGRTPSGTIQTVEIAAPGSQAANPGFDVTPARLVTGFITEKGTCAATEQGLRSLFPAA